In Mastigocladopsis repens PCC 10914, a single window of DNA contains:
- the ispF gene encoding 2-C-methyl-D-erythritol 2,4-cyclodiphosphate synthase: MNIRIGNGYDIHRLVSDRPLILGGVNIPHSLGLLGHSDADVLTHAIMDAMLGALSLGDIGHYFPPTDPQWAGADSLVLLSQVHQLIREKGWQIGNVDSVVVAERPKLKPHIETMREKIAGVLQIQPNQVGVKATTNEKLGPVGREEGISAYAVVLLTQE, from the coding sequence ATGAATATTCGCATTGGTAACGGCTACGATATTCACCGCTTGGTGAGCGATCGCCCCCTGATTTTGGGCGGTGTCAATATTCCCCACTCATTAGGTTTGTTGGGACACAGCGATGCTGATGTTCTCACACACGCAATTATGGATGCTATGCTAGGGGCGCTTTCTTTGGGAGATATTGGACATTATTTTCCTCCCACAGATCCCCAATGGGCAGGCGCAGATAGTTTGGTGCTATTAAGTCAAGTCCATCAGTTGATTCGGGAAAAAGGCTGGCAGATAGGCAATGTTGACTCGGTCGTTGTGGCTGAACGTCCGAAATTGAAACCCCATATTGAGACGATGCGGGAAAAAATAGCCGGAGTTTTGCAAATACAGCCGAATCAAGTTGGTGTCAAAGCGACCACCAATGAAAAATTAGGTCCTGTTGGACGCGAGGAAGGGATTAGTGCTTACGCTGTTGTTTTGCTGACGCAGGAATAA
- a CDS encoding PIN domain-containing protein — translation MILYVETNFLMSIAKGQDSQAEDLLKNTPTSVRLAVPSICYVEALTTLEQEEKYSKDFLRRLDIQINEAERDKTSHNAQSLRTLLDQARVSFNRRKNDIEQRFYTAFNQLCSKTEMITLNTAILHESLNRPILEKHVIDKLILECIVHHARLHPDEIKVFLSNNSKEFGKREVTEVLRDTGVQYFNNTQNLLGWLQSQSN, via the coding sequence GTGATACTTTACGTTGAGACAAATTTTTTGATGAGCATTGCTAAAGGGCAAGATTCTCAAGCAGAAGACTTACTGAAAAATACGCCGACATCAGTCCGTTTAGCAGTGCCAAGTATTTGTTATGTAGAAGCTCTTACGACATTGGAGCAAGAGGAGAAATATAGTAAAGACTTCTTGAGACGATTGGACATTCAAATCAATGAGGCAGAACGAGATAAAACTTCACACAATGCACAATCACTTCGTACTCTGCTAGACCAAGCCAGAGTTAGCTTTAATAGACGAAAGAATGACATAGAACAACGTTTTTATACAGCTTTTAACCAGCTTTGTAGCAAGACAGAAATGATTACATTAAATACAGCCATCCTTCACGAAAGTTTAAATAGACCTATTCTAGAAAAACACGTTATAGACAAACTAATTTTGGAGTGCATAGTTCACCACGCACGCTTGCATCCTGATGAAATTAAGGTATTTTTAAGTAACAATTCCAAGGAATTCGGCAAACGGGAAGTGACAGAGGTTTTACGAGATACTGGTGTTCAGTATTTCAACAACACCCAAAACTTGCTTGGTTGGCTACAGTCTCAGTCCAATTGA
- a CDS encoding ABC transporter substrate-binding protein, with amino-acid sequence MNIGIFKQIFRRSWILALLGIWVTLALNGCNPSQFKTKAAQVPQLVRSMLSDPQTFNYPLNQDASTTTLLGLTLEGLITQNSITGKVEPALAQSWEISDDKKRIVFTMREGLKWSDGQALTVDDVVFTYNDIYLNQAIPTDVRDTLRIGESGKLPSVRKLDERRVEFSVPEPFRPFLLNTGYPILPAHALQESVKTKDAEGKPTFLSKWSVDTPPDQIIVNGPYKLERYETGQRVVMRRNPYYWRKDDKGNRQPYVERIIWQIVESTDTSLVQFRSGGLDSVGVSPEFFSLLKQQEKQGNFTIYNGGPAAGTNFVWFNLNKGKRNGKPLVNPVKSRWFNTVEFRQAVAYAIDRETMINNTFRGLGELQNSPISVQSPYFLSPKEGLKVYNYNPQKAKELLLKAGFKYNDRGQLLDAEGNRVRFTLVTNAGNKIREALGSQIKQDLSKIGIQVDFTPLAWSAFTDKVSNSLDWEASLMGLTGGLEPNDGANVWAPEGGLHMFNQKPQPGQKPIQGWEVAPWEAEIGKLYIQAAREFDEAKVKAIYAKSQQITQEYLPFIYLVNVYSLSAVRDRFEGIQYSALGGAFWNIHEIKVTD; translated from the coding sequence ATGAATATTGGCATTTTTAAACAAATTTTCCGACGTAGTTGGATTTTGGCATTACTGGGTATTTGGGTAACGTTAGCCCTAAATGGCTGCAATCCCAGTCAGTTTAAAACCAAAGCTGCTCAAGTGCCCCAGCTGGTACGCAGCATGCTCAGTGACCCACAAACCTTTAACTACCCACTCAATCAAGATGCATCAACAACAACCCTTCTGGGATTAACTCTTGAGGGGTTAATTACCCAAAACTCAATAACTGGTAAAGTCGAACCAGCCCTAGCTCAATCGTGGGAAATTTCTGATGACAAAAAGCGGATTGTTTTTACCATGCGTGAGGGTTTGAAATGGTCTGACGGACAGGCACTAACAGTAGATGATGTGGTGTTTACTTACAACGACATTTACCTCAACCAAGCGATTCCTACCGATGTCAGAGACACCTTGAGGATTGGTGAAAGTGGTAAGCTACCCAGTGTGCGAAAATTAGATGAGCGTCGCGTTGAGTTTAGCGTACCGGAACCCTTTAGACCTTTCCTGCTCAATACAGGTTATCCAATTTTACCCGCCCATGCGTTGCAAGAATCAGTAAAGACGAAAGACGCAGAGGGGAAGCCGACCTTTTTATCAAAGTGGAGCGTTGATACTCCTCCAGACCAAATTATTGTCAACGGTCCTTATAAACTAGAACGTTACGAAACCGGTCAACGTGTGGTTATGCGCCGCAACCCCTACTACTGGCGTAAGGATGATAAAGGCAATCGTCAGCCTTATGTTGAACGCATTATTTGGCAAATTGTGGAATCCACAGATACTTCCTTGGTGCAATTTCGTTCTGGCGGATTGGATTCTGTGGGGGTGTCGCCAGAATTCTTTTCTTTGCTGAAGCAGCAAGAAAAACAAGGTAATTTCACAATTTACAATGGTGGTCCAGCCGCTGGTACGAATTTTGTTTGGTTCAATCTTAATAAAGGTAAAAGGAACGGCAAGCCGCTGGTCAATCCAGTAAAATCCCGTTGGTTCAATACTGTGGAATTTCGGCAGGCGGTAGCTTATGCCATCGACCGCGAAACGATGATTAACAACACTTTTCGTGGTTTGGGAGAACTACAAAATTCTCCAATTTCCGTACAAAGCCCGTATTTCCTTTCACCTAAAGAAGGGCTGAAAGTTTATAATTACAATCCACAAAAGGCAAAGGAACTGCTGCTCAAAGCAGGATTTAAGTATAATGACAGAGGTCAGCTACTAGATGCTGAGGGAAACCGTGTTCGCTTCACTTTGGTCACCAATGCAGGAAATAAAATCCGTGAGGCACTAGGATCGCAAATTAAACAAGACTTGAGCAAAATCGGTATTCAAGTCGATTTTACCCCATTGGCATGGAGTGCTTTCACAGACAAAGTTTCTAACAGCTTGGACTGGGAAGCATCTCTAATGGGATTAACAGGCGGGTTAGAACCGAATGATGGTGCGAATGTTTGGGCACCAGAAGGCGGATTACATATGTTTAATCAGAAACCTCAACCAGGACAAAAGCCGATTCAGGGTTGGGAGGTGGCTCCTTGGGAAGCAGAAATAGGCAAGCTTTACATCCAAGCTGCACGGGAATTTGACGAAGCTAAAGTTAAAGCAATTTATGCGAAAAGTCAGCAGATTACCCAGGAATATTTACCGTTTATTTACCTGGTTAACGTCTATTCATTGTCAGCGGTGCGCGATCGCTTTGAAGGTATTCAATACTCTGCTCTTGGCGGCGCATTCTGGAACATTCATGAAATCAAGGTGACTGATTAG
- a CDS encoding ABC transporter substrate-binding protein, translating into MLSVLFPFRRRWLSTVLILILWLSCQLFFTSCNPANFKTNAAQISQWVTGTIGDPKTFNYAFNQEYPHVFLFTAEGLTTLNAMTGKIEPALAESWNISDDKKLITFTLREGLKWSDGEPLTADDVIFTYQDIIFNPKIPTDWKDGLKIGSSGDFPKIRKIDNRQVEFTFPEPFSPFLYTAGGASTNSIAILPKHALEASIKSQDANGNPQFLSTWTTGTDPAKVIVNGPYKIESYIPSQRVVFRRNPYYWRKDSQGNQLPYVERIVWQIIESTDTMILQFRSGGLDTVTVSPENFSLLKREEKRGKFTIYNGGPDFSTLFISFNLNKGQRNGQPLINPMKSRWFNTLAFRRAVAHAINRKAILTNVYRGIGTLQNSPIETQSPFYTPPNKDVKVYDYNIEKAKELLLNAGFKYNNGNQLLDADGNRVRFTLLTNVENKTRVTMGAQIKQDLSRIGIQVDFNPITFNTLTDKLANSFDWECYIGSFIGGPEPHDGVNVWTPDGGLHVFNQKSLPGREPLIGREVPDWEAEIGRLYVKAAQEFDQNKRKEIYAETQRLAQEYLPFVYLVNPLSLAAVRDRLENVKFSAMGSQRGALWNKYEIKVAE; encoded by the coding sequence ATGCTTTCTGTCCTCTTCCCTTTTCGCCGTCGCTGGCTTTCAACTGTACTGATACTAATTCTATGGCTGAGTTGTCAGTTATTTTTCACAAGCTGCAACCCAGCAAACTTCAAGACTAATGCGGCGCAAATTTCCCAATGGGTAACAGGTACTATCGGCGACCCGAAAACCTTTAACTACGCCTTCAATCAAGAGTATCCTCACGTTTTTTTGTTTACGGCTGAAGGACTGACAACCCTTAACGCTATGACAGGGAAAATTGAGCCTGCTTTAGCTGAATCATGGAATATTTCTGATGATAAAAAGCTGATTACTTTTACCCTACGCGAGGGTTTGAAATGGTCTGATGGCGAACCACTAACTGCTGATGATGTCATCTTCACTTATCAAGATATCATTTTCAACCCAAAGATTCCTACTGATTGGAAAGATGGACTGAAAATAGGTTCGAGTGGAGATTTTCCAAAAATCAGAAAAATAGATAATCGTCAAGTTGAATTTACTTTCCCTGAGCCTTTTTCACCTTTTCTTTACACGGCTGGAGGAGCATCAACAAATTCAATTGCTATCTTGCCAAAACACGCTTTAGAAGCATCTATCAAATCTCAAGATGCAAATGGCAATCCTCAATTTCTTTCGACTTGGACAACAGGTACTGATCCGGCAAAAGTTATTGTTAATGGTCCTTATAAAATAGAAAGTTACATTCCTAGTCAGCGTGTGGTATTTCGGCGTAATCCTTATTACTGGCGCAAAGATAGCCAAGGAAATCAATTGCCTTATGTTGAGCGAATTGTTTGGCAAATTATAGAATCTACCGATACGATGATTCTACAATTTCGCTCTGGTGGATTAGATACAGTTACAGTGAGTCCTGAAAATTTTTCCTTACTCAAACGGGAAGAAAAAAGAGGAAAATTTACTATATACAATGGTGGTCCAGACTTTAGTACACTTTTTATTTCCTTCAATTTAAACAAAGGCCAGCGAAACGGACAGCCTCTTATTAACCCGATGAAATCTCGTTGGTTTAATACATTGGCATTTCGGCGAGCAGTTGCTCATGCCATCAATAGAAAAGCAATACTAACTAATGTATATCGGGGAATTGGTACGCTACAAAATTCACCTATTGAAACTCAAAGCCCCTTTTATACTCCTCCAAACAAAGATGTGAAAGTGTATGATTACAATATAGAAAAAGCTAAAGAATTACTCTTAAATGCTGGTTTTAAATATAATAATGGAAACCAGCTGTTAGATGCTGATGGTAATCGCGTACGCTTTACTCTGTTAACTAATGTTGAAAATAAAACCCGTGTGACAATGGGGGCGCAAATAAAGCAAGACTTAAGTAGAATTGGTATTCAAGTTGATTTTAACCCGATTACTTTTAATACCCTCACAGACAAGCTTGCTAACAGTTTCGATTGGGAATGTTACATAGGTAGCTTTATTGGAGGACCAGAACCACATGATGGAGTAAATGTGTGGACACCTGATGGTGGATTACACGTCTTTAACCAAAAATCACTACCAGGACGAGAACCTCTGATTGGTAGAGAAGTCCCAGATTGGGAGGCAGAAATTGGTCGTCTTTATGTAAAAGCAGCGCAAGAGTTTGACCAAAACAAGCGTAAAGAAATTTACGCCGAAACGCAACGCCTCGCACAGGAATATTTACCTTTTGTTTATTTGGTGAATCCTTTATCTTTAGCAGCAGTACGCGATCGCCTAGAAAATGTAAAATTCTCTGCTATGGGTTCTCAAAGAGGAGCGTTGTGGAACAAGTATGAAATTAAAGTCGCAGAATAG
- the larB gene encoding nickel pincer cofactor biosynthesis protein LarB, which yields MTDDKSLRSLLQDLANGNITPDAALEKLKHLSYEPVGEFAKIDHHRALRTGFPEVIWGPGKTPDQIAQIMEAMRQRNPVVMATRIEPDVFAALETKVHGLRYYDSARICAIAPPTIEPQYPGTIGILSAGTADLPVAEEAALTAELSGFRVQRLWDVGVAGIHRLLNNRHVIESASVLIVVAGMEGALPSVVAGLADCPVIAVPTSIGYGASFGGLAPLLTMLNSCAAGVGVVNIDNGFGAAVLAGQILRTANKLRPSLNT from the coding sequence ATGACAGATGACAAATCTTTGCGATCGCTCCTGCAAGACCTTGCCAATGGTAACATCACCCCAGATGCAGCATTAGAAAAACTCAAACACTTGAGTTATGAACCTGTCGGCGAGTTTGCCAAAATTGACCATCACCGCGCCTTAAGAACTGGCTTCCCAGAAGTCATTTGGGGACCAGGTAAAACTCCTGACCAAATTGCTCAAATTATGGAAGCTATGCGCCAGCGCAACCCAGTGGTCATGGCAACACGCATAGAACCAGATGTTTTTGCCGCACTGGAAACAAAAGTTCATGGTCTGCGCTACTACGACTCGGCGCGAATTTGTGCCATCGCACCTCCTACCATTGAACCACAGTATCCTGGAACAATCGGGATTCTTTCTGCTGGCACTGCTGATTTACCCGTTGCTGAGGAAGCTGCGCTCACCGCAGAACTTTCTGGTTTCCGTGTGCAGCGCCTTTGGGATGTGGGAGTTGCAGGAATTCACCGTCTGCTAAACAACCGCCATGTCATCGAATCAGCATCCGTGTTAATAGTTGTCGCGGGGATGGAAGGCGCTTTACCCAGCGTGGTTGCAGGTTTGGCAGATTGTCCTGTCATAGCTGTTCCCACTAGCATCGGTTACGGCGCAAGTTTTGGAGGTTTAGCACCACTATTGACAATGCTCAACTCTTGTGCTGCGGGTGTCGGTGTGGTGAATATCGATAATGGCTTTGGTGCAGCAGTATTGGCGGGGCAAATTTTGCGGACGGCTAATAAATTAAGACCATCATTAAACACTTAG
- a CDS encoding WGR domain-containing protein: MAEEKTYLELSEANGGSHKFYQVIVKETEVIISYGRIGDLGQTQSKTYPTADKAKAEATKKINEKLKKGYEHAVIGVRQKRPVTRRQVTSNASTAKHAPILWKFNSASAAFGIFIDTNRCWVGNQAGQVFALNHQGKVVNQFKLPDGVKCLVADDVWIYAGCDDGNVYDLTGKLPRLAYKIDENVDIFWLDIKDGLLGVSDANGSVTTIDHDDESQWTRLSQGDSGWMVRCHEAGIYHGHSKGVTMYDYKEGRMLWHQKTGGSVLFGWQQGSAVYAGTSDHKVYSFSNKGEAKAVYKCDAAVYSCATTLDGQYVFAGDNSSSVYCFNQVGERLWKLATGCGSALSMQFLDNCIYIVTTDGSLACIDASEAAIKAAQEGIVPQATMIKAPTSGGTAPSAVLETTTDTSLGVIVECIREGGKLRIRVVSPGYNPNWNVQFPKDMRQEGDRYLVQEVRQSASGCFYRAFGDIKKLI, from the coding sequence ATGGCTGAAGAAAAGACATACTTAGAGCTTTCAGAAGCGAATGGAGGCTCGCACAAGTTTTATCAAGTCATCGTCAAAGAGACTGAAGTCATTATAAGTTATGGTCGTATTGGTGACTTAGGGCAAACTCAGAGCAAAACTTACCCCACTGCTGACAAAGCGAAAGCGGAAGCGACTAAGAAGATTAACGAAAAACTGAAAAAAGGTTATGAACACGCTGTCATAGGTGTGCGCCAGAAGCGTCCTGTGACACGACGCCAAGTCACCAGTAATGCCTCAACAGCAAAACATGCGCCTATTCTGTGGAAATTTAACTCGGCTTCAGCAGCCTTTGGGATTTTCATTGACACTAACCGTTGCTGGGTAGGCAACCAAGCAGGTCAAGTTTTTGCACTTAACCATCAGGGGAAAGTTGTCAATCAGTTTAAACTCCCTGATGGTGTTAAATGTTTAGTTGCGGATGATGTTTGGATTTACGCTGGTTGCGATGATGGCAACGTCTATGACCTCACAGGTAAGTTACCACGTCTTGCCTACAAAATTGATGAAAATGTTGATATTTTTTGGCTAGATATCAAGGATGGCTTATTGGGAGTTTCTGACGCTAACGGTAGTGTCACAACAATTGATCATGATGATGAATCCCAGTGGACTCGTTTAAGCCAAGGTGATTCTGGCTGGATGGTGCGTTGTCACGAAGCTGGTATCTATCACGGACATAGCAAGGGCGTGACGATGTACGATTACAAAGAGGGTCGGATGCTTTGGCACCAAAAGACTGGAGGCTCTGTGCTATTTGGTTGGCAACAAGGATCAGCCGTTTATGCAGGCACAAGCGACCATAAAGTTTACTCTTTTAGCAACAAAGGTGAGGCAAAGGCAGTTTACAAGTGCGATGCAGCAGTGTATTCTTGCGCCACTACACTTGATGGTCAATATGTGTTTGCTGGTGACAACAGCTCTTCAGTTTATTGCTTTAATCAAGTAGGAGAACGCCTTTGGAAGCTTGCCACTGGCTGCGGTTCGGCTTTATCTATGCAGTTTTTAGATAATTGCATTTATATCGTCACTACAGATGGTTCTCTAGCTTGTATCGATGCTAGTGAAGCAGCAATTAAAGCCGCGCAAGAGGGTATAGTTCCCCAAGCAACTATGATTAAAGCACCTACATCCGGGGGAACAGCACCCTCCGCAGTCTTGGAAACCACAACAGACACTAGTTTGGGGGTGATTGTTGAGTGTATTCGTGAGGGAGGTAAACTGAGAATTCGGGTTGTGTCGCCAGGATATAACCCTAATTGGAATGTACAGTTTCCCAAAGATATGCGTCAAGAGGGCGATCGCTATCTTGTTCAAGAAGTGCGTCAGTCAGCTAGTGGTTGTTTCTACCGTGCTTTTGGTGATATTAAAAAATTGATTTAG
- a CDS encoding DUF411 domain-containing protein — protein sequence MTQKQLIYWWQKWLRPIVIRFAVAVVLTIGMLGILGSTAFMSYAIAPPTAAAFNTQLVSLTNRIQNDTQITPEVTVYRSPDCSCCGGWIDHLKAQGFAIKDFPTPNIEAVKQKYNVPDNLTSCHTAIVNGYVIEGHVPADDIKRLLQEKPNLLGLSVPQMPVGTPGMEIGNQKDPFTVFSFDRKDAVMVFNKYPAS from the coding sequence ATGACGCAGAAACAATTGATTTATTGGTGGCAAAAATGGTTGCGTCCCATCGTGATACGTTTTGCTGTTGCAGTAGTGCTAACGATAGGCATGTTAGGCATCTTGGGAAGCACGGCTTTTATGAGTTATGCGATCGCTCCTCCAACTGCTGCTGCATTCAATACTCAACTTGTCAGCCTCACTAATCGCATCCAAAATGATACACAAATCACACCAGAAGTGACTGTGTATCGCAGTCCCGACTGTAGCTGTTGTGGTGGATGGATTGACCACTTAAAAGCACAGGGTTTTGCAATCAAAGATTTTCCCACACCTAACATTGAAGCAGTAAAACAAAAGTACAACGTGCCAGATAATTTGACATCTTGCCACACAGCAATTGTTAATGGATATGTCATTGAAGGACACGTCCCAGCAGACGACATCAAACGCCTGCTTCAAGAAAAGCCAAATTTGCTCGGCTTATCTGTTCCCCAAATGCCTGTAGGTACTCCTGGAATGGAAATAGGGAATCAAAAAGACCCATTTACCGTGTTTTCCTTTGATCGCAAGGACGCAGTGATGGTATTTAACAAGTATCCAGCCTCTTGA
- the argH gene encoding argininosuccinate lyase has product MTEQQTWSQRFESALHPAIARFNASIHFDIELIEYDLTGSQAHAKMLAHTGIISPEEGEQLVAGLEQIRQEYRQGKFHPGIEAEDIHFAVERRLVEIVGDLGKKLHTARSRNDQVGTDTRLYLRDQIQQIRNQLREFQQVLLNIAEKHVETLIPGYTHLQRAQPLSLAHHLLAYFHMAQRDWERLEDVSRRVNISPLGCGALAGTTFPIDRHYTAQLLHFDGVYANSLDGVSDRDFAIEFLCAASLIMVHLSRLSEEVILWASEEFRFVSLKDSCATGSSIMPQKKNPDVPELVRGKTGRVFGHLQAMLVMMKGLPLAYNKDLQEDKEGLFDSVNTVKACLEAMTILLQEGLEFRTQRLAEAVTEDFSNATDVADYLAARGVPFREAYNLVGKVVKTSIAAGKLLKDLSLEEWKQLHPVFAVDIYEAISPRQVVAARNSYGGTGFAQVKQALLAARTQITAE; this is encoded by the coding sequence ATGACAGAACAACAAACTTGGAGTCAACGGTTTGAATCAGCACTGCATCCTGCAATAGCCCGGTTTAATGCTAGTATTCATTTTGACATCGAATTAATAGAGTACGATCTCACTGGCTCTCAAGCTCACGCCAAAATGCTGGCTCACACTGGCATTATTTCCCCAGAAGAAGGAGAGCAACTGGTTGCAGGTTTGGAACAAATTCGCCAAGAATATCGCCAAGGCAAATTTCACCCAGGTATTGAAGCGGAAGACATACATTTTGCCGTTGAGCGGCGGCTTGTGGAAATTGTAGGCGATTTAGGTAAAAAGCTACACACAGCACGTTCTCGCAATGACCAAGTAGGGACTGATACCAGACTGTACCTCCGCGACCAAATCCAACAAATCCGCAACCAACTGCGAGAATTTCAACAAGTTTTACTAAATATCGCGGAAAAACACGTTGAAACGCTGATTCCCGGTTATACTCATTTGCAACGCGCCCAACCTCTAAGTTTGGCTCACCACTTGCTGGCATACTTTCATATGGCGCAACGCGATTGGGAACGTTTAGAAGATGTTTCTCGGCGAGTCAATATCTCACCGTTGGGGTGCGGTGCTTTAGCTGGAACGACTTTCCCCATAGACCGTCACTACACAGCCCAACTCTTGCATTTTGATGGAGTTTATGCTAATAGCCTCGACGGAGTGAGCGATCGCGATTTTGCGATCGAATTTCTTTGTGCTGCCAGCCTCATTATGGTTCACCTCAGCCGTCTTTCAGAAGAGGTCATTCTTTGGGCGTCAGAAGAGTTTCGCTTTGTGAGTCTCAAGGATAGCTGCGCTACTGGTTCCAGCATTATGCCCCAAAAGAAGAACCCCGACGTACCGGAATTGGTACGGGGGAAAACTGGACGGGTATTTGGACATCTCCAGGCAATGTTGGTCATGATGAAGGGCTTACCCTTGGCATATAACAAAGACCTGCAAGAGGACAAAGAAGGCTTGTTTGACAGTGTTAACACTGTCAAAGCTTGCTTAGAAGCAATGACGATTTTACTCCAAGAAGGTTTAGAATTTCGTACCCAGCGCTTGGCAGAGGCAGTCACAGAAGACTTCTCTAATGCTACGGATGTAGCAGACTATCTTGCTGCACGAGGTGTACCCTTCCGAGAAGCATACAATCTAGTGGGCAAAGTGGTAAAAACCAGTATTGCTGCTGGAAAACTCCTCAAAGATTTAAGCTTGGAGGAGTGGAAACAACTGCATCCAGTATTTGCAGTAGATATATACGAGGCAATATCACCTCGGCAAGTGGTTGCAGCTCGTAATAGCTACGGTGGCACAGGTTTTGCCCAAGTCAAGCAAGCACTCCTTGCCGCCCGCACTCAAATCACTGCTGAATAA
- a CDS encoding NUDIX hydrolase codes for MNVLAFFAVAFQSTRNLWRIGQTVLGIIFRHPIPGTSIIPILPDGQIVLIRRRDNGRWALPGGMVDWGEDVPSAIQRELMEETGLELVKIRRLVGVYSAPDRDPRIHSICIVVEAEVQGKMQIQDTLEVMEIQAFPLNSLPPGQMSHDHSQQLQDYLNGLTTLA; via the coding sequence TTGAACGTTCTTGCTTTTTTTGCTGTGGCTTTTCAGTCCACACGTAACTTATGGCGTATTGGACAAACCGTGCTGGGTATTATTTTCCGTCATCCCATCCCCGGTACGAGTATTATCCCGATTTTGCCAGATGGTCAAATTGTGTTGATCCGGCGGCGCGATAATGGTCGTTGGGCATTACCAGGAGGGATGGTGGACTGGGGAGAAGATGTACCTAGTGCTATCCAACGAGAATTGATGGAGGAAACCGGACTGGAACTGGTGAAAATTCGGCGTTTAGTCGGTGTTTACTCCGCACCAGATCGCGATCCTAGAATCCATTCAATTTGTATCGTTGTTGAAGCAGAAGTTCAGGGAAAAATGCAAATTCAAGATACTTTGGAAGTGATGGAAATCCAAGCGTTTCCACTCAATTCCCTACCTCCAGGACAGATGTCTCACGACCACTCTCAGCAGTTGCAAGACTATCTAAATGGTTTGACAACGTTGGCTTAG
- a CDS encoding alpha/beta fold hydrolase, with protein MDSLLRNSRIKLSQGILFWREIGEGTSIVFLHGAWNDSSEWVPVMEMLSRDFHCFAPDLLGFGESEFPNVHYSIDLQVECLAQLLHALKQEKVCLVGHSLGGWIAASYALKYPEQIYGLVLLAPEGVEIEGQKKRWQKLQRIVKRSPLVFQLLRLLRPITKMFGLNETIEQDWHFHQVMLQYPTACQLLFERQHPEIQAELLHERLSLLTAPVLILLGGKDSQEALEMSRAYAQYIPQAELKMIAHAGDNLPESCSGVVAGDIRDFIKSENNYEIHHS; from the coding sequence ATGGATTCTCTATTGCGTAACTCCCGGATCAAGCTTTCTCAAGGGATACTTTTCTGGCGTGAGATTGGTGAAGGAACTTCTATAGTTTTCTTGCATGGTGCTTGGAATGATAGCAGCGAATGGGTTCCTGTCATGGAGATGCTGTCGCGGGATTTCCATTGCTTTGCTCCAGATTTATTAGGATTTGGTGAGTCAGAGTTTCCAAACGTCCACTATTCAATTGATTTGCAAGTTGAGTGTTTAGCACAATTGCTGCACGCCTTGAAGCAAGAAAAGGTGTGTTTGGTAGGACATTCCCTTGGGGGTTGGATTGCTGCTAGTTATGCTTTAAAGTATCCAGAACAAATTTATGGTTTGGTGCTACTAGCGCCTGAGGGTGTAGAGATAGAAGGACAGAAAAAGCGTTGGCAGAAATTGCAGCGGATAGTGAAGCGTTCACCGCTGGTTTTTCAATTGTTGCGACTCCTTCGTCCCATAACCAAAATGTTTGGTTTGAATGAAACAATTGAACAGGATTGGCATTTTCATCAGGTGATGCTGCAATATCCTACCGCCTGCCAACTCCTCTTCGAGCGTCAGCATCCAGAAATTCAGGCAGAATTGCTGCATGAGCGATTGTCCTTGTTGACAGCGCCAGTTCTCATTTTACTAGGTGGCAAAGACAGCCAAGAAGCTCTTGAGATGAGTCGGGCTTACGCTCAATACATTCCTCAAGCGGAGTTGAAAATGATCGCCCACGCAGGGGATAATTTACCAGAGTCCTGTAGTGGAGTTGTGGCTGGGGATATTCGCGACTTTATCAAGAGTGAAAATAACTATGAAATTCATCATTCATAA